One genomic region from Streptomyces sp. NBC_01304 encodes:
- the ureG gene encoding urease accessory protein UreG: protein MTDNVLRVGIGGPVGSGKTALIEALVPVLIERGHRPAVITNDIYTQEDAHHVRRTLAGMLAPERVVGVETGACPHTAVRDDPTMNLAAGAELLEAFPDIDTLLFESGGDNLTLTFSPVLVDLFLFVLDTAEGEKMPRKRGPGITESDLLVINKIDIAQYVRCDLGVMESDAERVREGRPVVLTNCLTGEGLDKIADFLMTFRKVPA from the coding sequence ATGACAGACAACGTGCTGCGGGTCGGCATCGGCGGGCCCGTCGGCTCGGGCAAGACCGCGCTGATCGAGGCCCTTGTGCCGGTCCTGATCGAGCGCGGCCACCGGCCCGCGGTCATCACCAACGACATCTACACCCAGGAGGACGCCCACCACGTACGGCGCACCCTGGCCGGGATGCTCGCCCCGGAGCGGGTGGTCGGGGTGGAGACCGGCGCCTGCCCGCACACCGCGGTACGCGACGACCCGACGATGAACCTGGCCGCGGGGGCCGAACTCCTCGAAGCCTTCCCGGACATCGACACCCTGCTCTTCGAGTCGGGCGGCGACAACCTGACCCTTACCTTCAGCCCGGTCCTGGTCGACCTGTTCCTGTTCGTCCTGGACACGGCCGAGGGCGAGAAGATGCCGCGCAAGCGCGGGCCGGGCATCACCGAGTCGGATCTGCTGGTCATCAACAAGATCGACATCGCGCAGTACGTACGGTGCGACCTGGGCGTCATGGAGTCCGACGCCGAGCGGGTCCGCGAGGGCCGCCCCGTCGTACTCACCAACTGCCTGACCGGCGAAGGCCTCGACAAGATCGCGGACTTCCTGATGACCTTCCGCAAGGTCCCCGCGTGA
- the serS gene encoding serine--tRNA ligase, with amino-acid sequence MLDVTALRAHPERVRQALLKRGMEVDVEAFLALDTEFRTARRTVERLRGERRQISADIAALRRAGGEVEGPQAAAKALAEQVADAEAVLARLARRHRDFLDGLPNLPDDDVVAGGKENNEVVREIGARPALDFPAKAHVELAQDLGLVDYKRGTKLGGNGFWIYRGEGAALEWALLNYFVDTHRRAGYEFVLPPHILTYEAGYTAGQFPKFADDVFVLEKGEGGRPERFLLPTAETALVNLHRDETLDASELPRKYFAYTPCYRSESGGYRSAERGTLRGHQFDKVELFQFVRPEDSDAAQLELLARAEELVAGLGLHYRVTKLAAEDTSAAMAKTYDVEVWLPSLGAYAEVSSVSNARDYQARRGNIRFRPDGGAKAAYVHTLNASALATSRLLPAILEQHQRADGTVAVPEVLRRWGMGEVLGG; translated from the coding sequence ATGCTGGATGTCACCGCACTGCGAGCCCACCCCGAGCGAGTCCGCCAAGCCTTGCTCAAGCGCGGCATGGAGGTGGATGTCGAGGCCTTCCTCGCCCTGGACACGGAGTTCCGCACGGCGCGCAGGACCGTGGAGCGGCTGCGTGGCGAACGCAGGCAGATCTCGGCGGACATCGCGGCGCTGCGCCGGGCGGGCGGCGAGGTCGAAGGGCCACAGGCCGCGGCAAAAGCCTTGGCCGAACAGGTCGCGGACGCCGAGGCCGTCCTCGCCAGGCTCGCCCGGCGGCACCGCGACTTCCTCGACGGCCTGCCCAACCTCCCGGACGACGACGTGGTCGCGGGCGGCAAGGAGAACAACGAGGTCGTACGGGAGATCGGGGCGCGGCCCGCCCTGGACTTCCCGGCCAAGGCACATGTCGAGCTCGCCCAGGACCTGGGCCTGGTCGACTACAAGCGGGGCACCAAGCTCGGCGGGAACGGCTTCTGGATCTATCGCGGTGAGGGGGCGGCCCTGGAGTGGGCGCTGCTCAACTACTTCGTGGACACCCACCGCCGGGCGGGCTACGAGTTCGTGCTGCCGCCGCACATCCTCACCTACGAGGCCGGGTACACCGCAGGACAGTTCCCCAAGTTCGCCGACGACGTCTTCGTACTGGAAAAGGGAGAGGGCGGGCGGCCCGAACGGTTCCTGCTGCCCACCGCCGAGACCGCCCTGGTCAATCTGCACCGGGACGAGACCCTCGACGCGAGCGAACTGCCGCGCAAGTACTTCGCGTACACGCCGTGCTATCGCAGCGAGAGCGGGGGATATCGGTCGGCGGAGCGCGGGACGCTGCGTGGGCATCAGTTCGACAAGGTGGAGCTCTTCCAGTTCGTACGCCCCGAAGACTCGGACGCCGCGCAGCTCGAACTCCTCGCCCGAGCGGAGGAGTTGGTGGCCGGGCTCGGCCTGCACTACCGGGTGACCAAGCTCGCCGCCGAGGACACGTCGGCCGCCATGGCCAAGACGTACGACGTGGAGGTCTGGCTGCCCAGCCTCGGCGCGTACGCGGAGGTCAGCTCGGTGTCGAACGCCCGCGACTACCAGGCCCGGCGCGGCAACATCCGCTTCCGGCCGGACGGGGGCGCCAAGGCGGCCTACGTCCACACGCTCAACGCCTCGGCCCTGGCGACCAGCCGGCTGCTGCCCGCGATCCTCGAGCAGCACCAGCGGGCCGACGGCACGGTGGCCGTGCCCGAGGTGCTGCGGCGGTGGGGGATGGGTGAAGTGCTCGGCGGCTAG
- a CDS encoding ammonium transporter: MSSAFDTGNTAWLMVSTAMVLLMTPGLAFFYGGMVKTNHVLVMLKMSFACLALVSLLWLAVGYTLAFGPDAGAGLIGNLDHAFLRGVDMTSLHGSIPTTIFSCFQMSFAIITVALISGSIAGRATMRGWLVFVVAWTLLVYIPLAHWVFAPDGWIAGNLGALDFAGGLPVEINSGAAGLACAIVLRRRKDFERQAITPHNLPLVVIGLALLWFGWFGFNAGSALQDEGGAPMAFLNTQLAACAAMISWPIVEKYQHGKVEMLGVASASVAGMVAITPSCGEVSPVGALVIGFVAGLVCAFAINFKYKIHVDDTLDVVGVHGFGGIVGTLGIGFFATAAMSGKKGLFYGGGFDQLWRQAVAVVATIAFSFCMTWLIAQLINRTVGFRTTEEYEAVPGKEEEVAYDQATIEEIRSRLAPAGAAAGTSGGVSAAGVPAPAGSRAEADAALLGEVITLLERRERDK, from the coding sequence ATGTCGTCCGCCTTCGATACCGGCAACACGGCCTGGCTGATGGTCAGTACGGCCATGGTCCTGCTGATGACCCCGGGCCTCGCCTTCTTCTACGGGGGCATGGTCAAGACCAATCACGTGCTGGTCATGCTCAAGATGAGCTTCGCCTGTCTGGCGCTCGTCTCGCTGCTGTGGCTGGCCGTCGGTTACACCCTGGCCTTCGGCCCGGACGCGGGCGCGGGGCTCATCGGCAATCTCGACCACGCGTTCCTGCGCGGCGTGGACATGACGTCGCTGCACGGCTCCATCCCCACCACGATCTTCTCCTGCTTCCAGATGTCCTTCGCGATCATCACGGTGGCGCTGATCAGCGGGTCGATCGCGGGCCGTGCCACGATGCGGGGCTGGCTCGTCTTCGTCGTCGCCTGGACGCTGCTCGTCTATATCCCGCTCGCCCACTGGGTGTTCGCGCCCGACGGATGGATCGCAGGCAACCTGGGCGCCCTCGACTTCGCGGGCGGACTGCCCGTCGAGATCAACTCGGGGGCGGCGGGCCTCGCCTGCGCCATCGTGCTGCGCAGGCGCAAGGACTTCGAGCGGCAGGCGATCACCCCGCACAACCTGCCGCTGGTCGTGATCGGGCTCGCCCTGCTGTGGTTCGGCTGGTTCGGCTTCAACGCCGGGTCGGCGCTGCAGGACGAGGGCGGCGCCCCGATGGCCTTCCTCAATACCCAGCTCGCCGCCTGCGCCGCGATGATCAGCTGGCCGATCGTGGAGAAGTATCAGCACGGCAAGGTCGAGATGCTCGGCGTCGCCTCGGCCTCGGTCGCCGGCATGGTCGCCATCACCCCGTCCTGCGGTGAGGTCTCACCGGTCGGCGCGCTGGTCATCGGCTTCGTCGCGGGTCTGGTCTGCGCCTTCGCGATCAACTTCAAGTACAAGATCCACGTGGACGACACCCTCGACGTGGTCGGGGTGCACGGCTTCGGCGGCATCGTCGGCACCCTCGGCATCGGCTTCTTCGCCACCGCCGCCATGAGCGGCAAGAAGGGCCTCTTCTACGGCGGCGGATTCGACCAGCTCTGGCGGCAGGCCGTCGCCGTCGTGGCCACGATCGCCTTCTCCTTCTGCATGACCTGGCTGATTGCCCAACTGATCAACCGGACCGTCGGTTTCCGTACGACTGAGGAGTACGAGGCCGTGCCCGGCAAGGAGGAGGAAGTGGCGTACGACCAGGCCACCATCGAGGAGATCCGCTCCCGGCTCGCGCCGGCCGGCGCCGCTGCCGGGACCTCCGGAGGCGTATCGGCGGCAGGCGTCCCGGCTCCGGCGGGCTCCCGGGCCGAGGCGGATGCCGCACTGCTCGGCGAAGTGATCACCCTGCTGGAACGACGGGAGCGTGACAAGTGA
- a CDS encoding ammonium transporter, with the protein MGAVFDSGNTAWLMMSAAMVLLMAPGLAFFYGGMVKTGQVVAMLKMCFVCVAFVTVIWFAVGYSLAFGEDVGGLGIIGNLDNAFMQGIGLKTATGNVPTVIFSVFHMSFAIVTVALISGSVAGRAKMAGWITFVCAWTLLVYIPMAHWVFDADGWVAKQVVAVDFSGGTVVELSSGAAGLALAIAAGKRKDFEREEIRPHNVPLAVIGVSLMWFGWFGFNTASSLHVPGAAAMGFLNSQLAAGAAMIGWALTVYWRNRAVSLLDMCMGAVTGLVAMTPAAGGVSPVWATVIGFLAGLTCAFAISWKYRLGVDDTLDVVGIHGWGGLFGMAMVGLAGTGAMTGQKGLFYGGSWTLLGRQLVAILVLGLFSFVMTVIIGKLIDMTVGLRQEGGPVEEEQVYESDVAAQLTALARTSRQGGAPTEPAADASELVAQLRALLTDDAAKSSASRASGSGTGDA; encoded by the coding sequence ATGGGCGCGGTATTCGACTCGGGCAACACCGCCTGGCTGATGATGAGCGCGGCCATGGTGTTGCTCATGGCACCCGGGCTGGCCTTCTTCTACGGCGGCATGGTCAAGACCGGGCAGGTCGTGGCGATGCTGAAGATGTGCTTCGTGTGCGTCGCCTTCGTCACCGTCATCTGGTTCGCCGTCGGCTACTCCCTCGCCTTCGGCGAGGACGTCGGCGGGCTCGGCATCATCGGCAACCTCGACAACGCCTTCATGCAGGGCATCGGCCTCAAGACCGCGACCGGGAACGTGCCGACCGTGATCTTCTCGGTCTTCCACATGTCGTTCGCCATCGTCACGGTCGCCCTGATCAGCGGCTCGGTCGCGGGCCGCGCCAAGATGGCCGGCTGGATCACCTTCGTCTGCGCCTGGACCCTGCTCGTCTACATCCCCATGGCGCACTGGGTGTTCGACGCCGACGGGTGGGTCGCCAAGCAGGTCGTCGCGGTCGACTTCTCCGGTGGCACTGTCGTCGAACTCAGCTCGGGAGCGGCCGGGTTGGCCCTCGCGATCGCGGCGGGCAAGCGCAAGGACTTCGAGCGCGAGGAGATCCGGCCGCACAACGTGCCGCTCGCCGTGATCGGCGTCTCGCTGATGTGGTTCGGCTGGTTCGGCTTCAACACCGCCTCCTCGCTGCACGTACCCGGTGCCGCGGCCATGGGCTTCCTCAACTCTCAGCTGGCGGCGGGCGCCGCGATGATCGGCTGGGCGCTCACCGTCTACTGGCGCAACCGGGCCGTCAGCCTGCTCGACATGTGCATGGGCGCGGTCACCGGCCTGGTCGCCATGACCCCGGCGGCCGGTGGTGTCTCCCCGGTCTGGGCCACGGTCATCGGCTTCCTTGCCGGTCTGACCTGCGCCTTCGCCATCAGCTGGAAGTACCGGCTCGGCGTCGACGACACCCTCGACGTGGTCGGCATCCACGGCTGGGGCGGACTGTTCGGCATGGCGATGGTGGGTCTCGCCGGCACGGGGGCCATGACCGGCCAGAAGGGCCTGTTCTACGGCGGTTCCTGGACGCTGCTCGGCCGCCAGCTGGTCGCCATCCTGGTGCTCGGGCTGTTCTCCTTCGTCATGACCGTGATCATCGGCAAGCTGATCGACATGACGGTCGGGCTGCGCCAGGAGGGCGGACCGGTCGAGGAGGAACAGGTCTACGAGTCCGATGTCGCCGCCCAGCTGACGGCCCTGGCCCGCACCTCCCGGCAGGGCGGCGCCCCCACCGAGCCGGCGGCGGACGCCTCCGAGCTGGTGGCCCAGTTGCGGGCGCTGCTCACGGACGACGCGGCGAAGAGCTCCGCGTCGAGGGCGTCCGGCAGCGGGACAGGAGACGCCTGA
- a CDS encoding urease accessory protein UreD produces MATERDLPTDTPPAVPRLSPEHYEPARVPPQVLRHAGRPDTLGVGRPGKIGLLELGFAKVGERTELVSHYQKSPLQIMRPLYFDPHRPDLPITFLMATGGGVLQADRLRTDLTFGPDSSGLLTTQAATKVYRMEHDYAVQQVFLTAGPGAYVEYLPDVTIPFADSRFYQRTVVTVDPTATVLVSESMTAGRLARGERHAYEVFASDLELRRPDGQLVALDAVRLEPRGSGVTGPAVLGGHDLMAAFYAVTPLAPAAEVADALHAALDGSGLLYGVSVLPQDSGAWLRVLSSDSVALHAALEHAWDAVRRLLTGTPAPLLRKS; encoded by the coding sequence ATGGCCACCGAGCGGGACCTCCCCACGGACACTCCACCGGCCGTGCCCCGGCTCTCTCCCGAGCACTACGAGCCGGCCCGGGTCCCGCCCCAGGTACTGCGGCACGCCGGCCGCCCCGACACGCTCGGGGTCGGCCGGCCCGGCAAGATCGGGCTCCTGGAACTGGGGTTCGCCAAGGTCGGGGAGCGTACCGAACTCGTCTCGCACTACCAGAAGTCGCCCCTGCAGATCATGCGGCCGTTGTACTTCGACCCGCACCGCCCCGACCTGCCCATCACCTTCCTGATGGCGACCGGCGGCGGCGTCCTGCAGGCCGACCGGCTGCGCACGGACCTCACCTTCGGCCCGGACAGTTCCGGACTCCTCACCACGCAGGCTGCCACCAAGGTCTACCGGATGGAGCACGACTACGCCGTCCAGCAGGTCTTCCTCACCGCCGGCCCCGGCGCGTACGTCGAGTACCTGCCGGATGTGACCATCCCGTTCGCCGACTCGCGCTTCTACCAGCGCACCGTCGTCACCGTGGACCCGACGGCGACCGTGCTGGTGTCGGAGTCGATGACGGCCGGGCGCCTCGCGCGCGGCGAGCGGCACGCCTATGAGGTGTTCGCCTCGGACCTCGAACTGCGCCGTCCCGACGGGCAGTTGGTGGCGCTGGATGCGGTACGTCTCGAACCTCGCGGCAGCGGTGTCACCGGGCCCGCCGTGCTCGGCGGGCACGACCTGATGGCCGCCTTCTACGCCGTCACGCCGCTCGCCCCGGCCGCCGAGGTCGCCGACGCGCTGCACGCGGCGCTCGACGGAAGTGGCCTGCTGTACGGCGTGAGCGTGCTGCCGCAGGACAGCGGGGCCTGGCTGCGCGTCCTGAGCAGCGACTCCGTCGCGCTGCACGCGGCGCTCGAGCACGCCTGGGACGCCGTGCGGCGCCTGCTGACCGGTACCCCCGCGCCCTTGCTGCGCAAGTCGTGA